The Williamsia sp. DF01-3 genome has a window encoding:
- a CDS encoding sulfite exporter TauE/SafE family protein, with product MAELAFLIAAGFLSGVVGYVTGIASLVSYPALLIAGLPPLTANMTNTVALIPVGVGSTAQARNSLTFDRRLGLWCVAAAVGGVLGSVLLLLTPAGAFEAIVPYLVATAALAVLGQPLIRRIAGHRDAPRVFVAGIVVIGVYGGYFGAGAGIIFTALALILTAQPLGQATLIKSVLLCASNAVAALGFAIFGDVDWSSAAAMGLGCLAGGWIGPPVVNRLPVAVLRVAIALAGFGLAAWLGLR from the coding sequence GTGGCAGAACTGGCATTCCTGATCGCCGCCGGTTTCCTGTCCGGTGTGGTGGGTTACGTGACAGGGATCGCCTCACTCGTCAGCTATCCCGCATTGCTGATTGCCGGACTGCCGCCGCTGACCGCGAACATGACCAACACGGTCGCGTTGATCCCCGTCGGGGTCGGAAGCACTGCTCAGGCGCGGAACTCGTTGACCTTCGACAGGCGTCTTGGCCTCTGGTGTGTTGCCGCCGCGGTCGGGGGAGTGCTGGGATCGGTTCTGCTCCTGTTGACCCCGGCTGGGGCGTTCGAGGCGATCGTCCCGTACCTGGTGGCCACCGCCGCCCTGGCAGTACTCGGCCAGCCGCTGATCCGGCGGATCGCCGGCCACCGCGACGCGCCCCGGGTTTTCGTGGCGGGCATCGTGGTGATCGGCGTCTACGGAGGCTACTTCGGGGCCGGCGCGGGCATCATCTTCACCGCACTCGCCCTCATCCTCACCGCGCAGCCCCTCGGCCAGGCGACGCTGATCAAGTCGGTGTTGTTGTGTGCATCGAATGCTGTTGCCGCATTGGGCTTTGCCATCTTCGGCGACGTGGACTGGTCATCGGCAGCGGCTATGGGGCTCGGTTGCCTCGCCGGCGGTTGGATCGGCCCACCCGTCGTGAACCGGCTGCCCGTCGCGGTACTCCGGGTTGCCATCGCGCTGGCGGGTTTCGGTCTGGCTGCCTGGCTCGGACTGCGTTGA
- a CDS encoding sigma 54-interacting transcriptional regulator: MSTPHTTNTRSAHPSPRTLGELRASGHVQRSVKDEIRNNLLSALRSGTDPWPGILGFETTVLPQLERALIAGHDVVMLGERGQGKTRLLRTIVGLLDEWTPVIEGSELAEHPYEPITPGSIRKAANLQEDLPIGWLHRSERYSEKLATPDTSVGDLVGDVDPMKVAEGRSLGDPETIHFGLIPRAHRGIVAINELPDLAERIQVAMLNVMEERDIQVRGYSLRLPLDVVLMASANPEDYTNRGRIITPLKDRFGAEIRTHYPIELVDEIAVIEQEADLTASVPTFIVEIIARFTRYVRDHPSIDQRSGVSARFAIAGTETVAAAALHRATILGEDLAVARVVDLSSVIEVLRGKVEFESGEEGREIEILEHLLRKSTADTVRAHLGGVDLATLVTALEASDPIITGDRVSARELLTSMPEGTDPVVTKIAERLEATDDGERASALELALEGLFLARRIGKEADEAGRTVYG; this comes from the coding sequence GTGAGCACACCCCACACCACGAACACCCGCTCTGCCCACCCCTCTCCACGGACCCTGGGGGAGTTGCGTGCCTCCGGCCACGTACAGCGCAGCGTCAAAGACGAGATACGCAACAACCTGCTGTCCGCACTCCGGTCGGGCACCGATCCCTGGCCAGGGATCCTCGGGTTCGAGACCACCGTCCTGCCCCAGCTCGAGCGTGCGCTGATCGCCGGCCACGACGTGGTGATGCTCGGTGAACGCGGCCAGGGCAAGACGCGTCTGCTGCGCACGATCGTCGGCCTGCTCGACGAGTGGACCCCGGTCATCGAAGGCTCTGAGCTCGCCGAGCATCCGTACGAGCCCATCACTCCCGGCTCCATCCGCAAGGCCGCGAACCTGCAGGAAGACCTGCCCATCGGGTGGCTCCACCGCAGCGAGCGCTACAGCGAGAAGCTCGCCACCCCTGACACCTCGGTCGGCGACCTCGTCGGTGACGTCGATCCGATGAAGGTCGCCGAGGGCCGCAGTCTCGGTGATCCCGAGACCATCCACTTCGGATTGATCCCGCGCGCGCACCGCGGCATCGTGGCGATCAACGAGCTGCCCGACCTCGCAGAGCGCATCCAGGTCGCGATGCTCAACGTGATGGAAGAACGCGACATCCAGGTCCGCGGGTACAGCCTCCGACTGCCGCTCGATGTGGTGCTGATGGCCAGTGCCAACCCCGAGGACTACACCAACCGCGGCCGCATCATCACGCCTCTCAAAGACCGTTTCGGCGCCGAGATCCGCACCCACTACCCGATCGAGTTGGTCGACGAGATCGCGGTGATCGAGCAGGAAGCCGATCTCACCGCGTCGGTACCCACCTTCATCGTCGAGATCATCGCTCGCTTCACGCGGTACGTGCGCGACCACCCGTCCATCGATCAGCGCTCCGGCGTCTCCGCGCGGTTCGCCATCGCGGGTACTGAAACGGTTGCCGCCGCCGCCCTGCATCGCGCCACCATCCTGGGCGAGGACCTCGCGGTCGCGCGCGTCGTGGACCTGTCCTCGGTGATCGAGGTGCTCCGCGGCAAGGTCGAGTTCGAGTCGGGTGAAGAGGGCCGAGAGATCGAGATCCTCGAACACCTGCTTCGTAAGTCGACGGCCGACACCGTGCGTGCACATCTCGGTGGTGTCGACCTGGCCACACTGGTCACCGCGCTGGAAGCCAGTGACCCGATCATCACCGGTGACCGGGTGTCGGCGAGGGAGTTGCTGACCTCGATGCCCGAGGGCACCGACCCCGTCGTGACAAAGATCGCCGAGCGCCTCGAGGCGACGGACGACGGTGAACGGGCCAGCGCGCTGGAGCTCGCCCTGGAGGGATTGTTCTTGGCCCGCCGGATCGGCAAAGAAGCCGACGAGGCAGGCCGAACCGTGTACGGCTAG
- a CDS encoding AEC family transporter: protein MSGVIQGFTVIFIVVAVGYVLGRTEALGPGAVMVLSRLVFFVCTPALLFSSLATADLADVFSTTLVVAGGSAFVVGAIYFALARLLLRRAIPEAVIGALSASYVNSANLGIPIAIFVLDDASFVAPLLLFQIMVYSPLALTTLDLTALRDSDESGSRRRISLRDTVVTPFTNPIVLGGAAGLVVSLIGVTLPEAVMEPFDMLGDASVPGALLVFGLSLTGVSVLQKGESPRRDVALASVLKMVVQPVLVYLVARYAFHATGHELFALVVIAALPTAQNVLVYANRYQRGVVLARDSALVTTLLSIPAIMLIALLLA from the coding sequence ATGTCCGGCGTCATCCAAGGGTTCACGGTGATCTTCATCGTGGTCGCCGTCGGATATGTCCTCGGCCGTACCGAGGCGCTCGGCCCGGGCGCGGTGATGGTGTTGTCGCGCTTGGTGTTCTTCGTCTGCACGCCGGCACTGCTGTTCTCGTCGCTCGCGACGGCCGACCTCGCCGACGTGTTCTCCACCACGCTTGTGGTCGCCGGTGGCAGCGCATTTGTGGTGGGCGCCATCTACTTCGCCCTGGCGCGACTGCTGCTGCGCCGCGCGATTCCCGAAGCCGTGATCGGCGCGTTGTCAGCTTCCTACGTCAACAGCGCCAACCTCGGGATACCGATCGCCATCTTCGTCCTCGACGACGCATCGTTTGTGGCGCCGCTGCTGCTCTTCCAGATCATGGTGTACTCGCCGCTGGCCTTGACCACACTCGACCTGACCGCGTTGCGCGACTCCGACGAGTCAGGCTCACGTCGCCGAATCTCACTGCGCGACACCGTGGTCACCCCGTTCACGAACCCCATCGTGCTCGGCGGCGCGGCCGGTCTCGTCGTGTCACTGATCGGTGTGACACTGCCCGAGGCGGTGATGGAACCGTTCGACATGCTCGGGGACGCCTCGGTTCCCGGCGCACTCCTGGTGTTCGGTCTCTCACTGACCGGGGTCTCCGTGTTGCAGAAAGGCGAGAGCCCACGCCGCGACGTCGCGCTGGCATCGGTGCTGAAGATGGTGGTGCAACCGGTGCTGGTGTACCTGGTCGCCCGTTACGCCTTCCACGCCACCGGACACGAACTCTTCGCGCTGGTGGTGATCGCCGCATTGCCCACCGCACAAAACGTTCTGGTGTACGCGAACCGCTACCAACGCGGCGTGGTGCTCGCACGCGATTCCGCCCTGGTGACCACCCTCCTCTCGATCCCGGCGATCATGCTCATCGCGCTTCTGCTGGCCTGA
- a CDS encoding DUF1707 domain-containing protein translates to MSDLVPNDDEREGRSRLRASDADRNFVHDILSSAMSSGHLSPVEYEERAAKAVAAKTFGELDELTDDLPVNQLTTAGVATSRRVTTPSAGVEVITSRIAIMSGSELKGPVAVGEHLNAFALMGGVEIDLRDAEFTADHLTIRANTIMGGVEIVVPHDATVRITGMGIMGGFGGSRNAEGKGIPGAPIITVSGLAIMGGVEVVRRRPHDAT, encoded by the coding sequence GTGAGTGATCTGGTACCGAATGATGATGAGCGCGAAGGCCGCAGTCGCCTCCGGGCCAGCGACGCCGACCGAAACTTCGTTCATGACATTTTGTCATCTGCAATGAGTTCCGGTCATCTCAGTCCCGTTGAGTACGAAGAACGTGCCGCCAAGGCCGTTGCCGCCAAGACATTCGGAGAGCTCGACGAGCTCACCGACGATCTGCCGGTCAATCAGCTGACCACCGCCGGGGTCGCGACCAGCCGGCGAGTCACCACCCCGTCGGCAGGTGTGGAGGTGATCACCAGCCGCATCGCCATCATGAGCGGTTCAGAACTCAAAGGTCCGGTCGCGGTCGGGGAACATCTCAACGCGTTCGCCCTGATGGGCGGTGTCGAGATCGACCTGCGCGACGCCGAGTTCACGGCCGACCACCTGACCATCCGTGCCAACACCATCATGGGCGGGGTCGAGATCGTGGTTCCGCACGACGCGACCGTCCGGATCACCGGGATGGGCATCATGGGCGGGTTCGGAGGCAGTCGCAACGCCGAGGGCAAGGGCATTCCGGGAGCCCCGATCATCACCGTCAGCGGCCTGGCCATCATGGGCGGGGTGGAAGTGGTGCGACGCCGTCCACACGACGCGACCTGA
- a CDS encoding methionine ABC transporter ATP-binding protein encodes MIEVEKLGKIYGTGPTAATVLDDVSFTVDPGEIFAIVGPSGAGKSTLAHCLNLLERPTSGKVVVNNQNLTELSTRALRDARRRIGTVFQSSSLLSRRTAAENVALPLEFLGVTKGQTRDRVAELLDRVGLTDRADLYPHQLSGGQRQRVGIARALALRPSVLLSDEATSGLDPQTTDSFLELLREVREELNLAVVFITHEMDTIVKVADSVGRLDAGRIVEKGSLVDLLTDSTSVLGRSLRPRGTSADPEPGQRSFELTYNSASVPADWISRIGSELSVPISILGAAVQVVDGVSVGEITVSVPDELAGPFLESAARHGLSTSLPAKPVVEVAA; translated from the coding sequence GTGATCGAAGTAGAAAAGCTCGGGAAGATCTACGGCACCGGGCCGACGGCCGCGACCGTGCTGGACGACGTCAGCTTCACCGTCGACCCCGGCGAGATCTTTGCCATCGTCGGACCGAGCGGCGCCGGCAAGAGCACCCTCGCGCACTGCCTCAACCTGCTCGAACGGCCCACGTCGGGCAAGGTCGTCGTGAACAACCAGAACCTGACCGAGTTGAGCACCCGGGCCCTGCGTGATGCCCGCCGGCGCATCGGCACCGTCTTCCAGTCGTCCAGTCTGCTCTCGCGGCGGACGGCAGCCGAAAACGTGGCGCTGCCATTGGAATTCCTCGGCGTCACCAAAGGGCAGACACGCGACCGCGTGGCCGAGCTCCTCGACCGGGTCGGCCTCACCGACCGCGCCGACCTGTATCCCCACCAGTTGTCCGGAGGGCAGCGACAGCGTGTGGGCATCGCCCGTGCCCTGGCCCTGCGACCCTCGGTGCTGCTGTCCGACGAGGCGACGTCGGGCCTGGATCCGCAGACAACCGATTCCTTCCTGGAACTGCTGCGCGAGGTGCGCGAAGAACTCAACCTGGCGGTGGTGTTCATCACGCACGAGATGGACACCATCGTGAAGGTCGCCGACAGCGTCGGCCGCCTGGATGCGGGCCGGATCGTCGAGAAAGGTTCGCTGGTGGACCTTCTCACCGACTCCACCTCCGTCCTCGGGCGATCGCTGCGTCCACGGGGGACCTCTGCCGACCCCGAGCCGGGCCAACGCTCGTTCGAACTCACCTACAACTCGGCATCGGTGCCTGCCGACTGGATCAGCCGCATCGGATCCGAGCTGTCCGTGCCGATCTCGATCCTCGGGGCCGCCGTACAGGTGGTCGACGGTGTGTCCGTCGGCGAGATCACGGTCTCGGTACCGGACGAGCTCGCCGGACCATTCCTGGAAAGCGCAGCCCGCCATGGGCTCTCGACGAGCCTGCCCGCCAAGCCCGTGGTCGAGGTCGCGGCATGA
- the rpsN gene encoding 30S ribosomal protein S14, giving the protein MAKKSKIERNEQRKVIVARYAERRAALKDIIRRPSSTDQERADAQLALQRLPRDSSATRVRNRDAVDGRPRGYIGKVGLSRIRLRQMAHNGELPGITKSSW; this is encoded by the coding sequence ACAACGCAAGGTGATCGTCGCCCGCTACGCCGAACGCCGTGCGGCACTCAAGGACATCATCCGGCGGCCGTCGTCCACCGACCAGGAACGAGCGGACGCACAATTGGCCCTGCAGCGCCTGCCCCGCGACTCCAGCGCCACCCGGGTCCGCAATCGCGATGCCGTCGACGGTCGTCCCCGCGGCTACATCGGCAAGGTCGGCCTCTCGCGCATCCGGCTGCGTCAGATGGCGCACAACGGTGAACTGCCCGGCATCACCAAATCCAGTTGGTGA
- a CDS encoding CaiB/BaiF CoA-transferase family protein, which yields MTPPTPSEPAEESSSSPSGGTPPAGALDGIRVLELGSLIAGPFGARLMGDLGADVIKIEAPGLPDPLRGWGQAERDGHRFLWTVYARNKRAITLDLRSERGRELFLELVDQSDIIVENFRPGTLEKLDLGYDVLRERNRGIILVRVSGYGQTGPDAGRAGYASVAEAVSGLRHLNGYPDQPPPRIALSLGDTLAGMFAVHGALAALYRRTVTGEGQIVDTALNEACLAIQESAIPDYDQGGVVRGPSGTRLAGIAPSNIYPTGDGSLVVIGANQDTVFARLCTAMGRPELSTDPRFATHGARGENQDELDELIAQWTAEQPRDALIELLTAAGVVVGPINTVAEVIRDPQLIARGMIAEHFDERINDTVLGPGIVPHLTGTPGSIRNAGAPVPGYHNGEVLGALLGLSPDAVAALHDEGVV from the coding sequence ATGACGCCACCCACACCGTCGGAACCGGCCGAAGAGTCGAGCTCATCCCCCAGCGGTGGTACGCCGCCCGCCGGCGCGCTCGACGGTATCCGGGTGCTCGAACTCGGTTCCCTCATCGCGGGGCCGTTCGGCGCCCGCCTGATGGGTGACCTCGGCGCCGACGTCATCAAGATCGAGGCGCCCGGCTTGCCCGACCCGCTGCGCGGGTGGGGTCAGGCCGAACGCGATGGTCACCGATTCCTGTGGACGGTGTACGCACGCAACAAACGTGCGATCACCCTCGACCTCCGCAGCGAACGCGGACGCGAACTGTTTCTCGAACTGGTCGACCAGTCCGACATCATCGTGGAGAACTTTCGTCCGGGCACCCTGGAGAAGCTCGACCTCGGCTACGACGTCCTCCGTGAGCGCAATCGGGGCATCATCCTCGTGCGGGTGTCGGGCTACGGGCAGACCGGACCGGACGCCGGACGGGCCGGGTACGCGTCCGTGGCCGAAGCGGTGAGCGGCCTCCGCCATCTCAACGGATATCCCGATCAGCCTCCGCCACGGATCGCGCTGTCACTGGGCGACACCTTGGCAGGGATGTTCGCCGTGCACGGGGCTCTCGCAGCGCTGTACCGCCGCACCGTCACCGGGGAAGGCCAGATCGTCGACACGGCTCTGAACGAGGCATGCCTGGCGATCCAGGAATCTGCAATCCCCGATTACGACCAGGGTGGCGTGGTCCGTGGGCCCTCGGGCACCCGGCTGGCCGGCATCGCGCCGTCGAACATCTACCCCACCGGAGACGGCTCGCTTGTTGTCATCGGCGCGAATCAGGACACCGTGTTCGCCCGGCTGTGCACGGCGATGGGCCGGCCCGAACTCAGCACCGACCCCCGTTTCGCCACACACGGTGCGCGTGGCGAGAACCAGGACGAGCTCGACGAGCTGATCGCCCAGTGGACTGCCGAGCAGCCGCGCGACGCGCTGATCGAACTCCTCACCGCCGCGGGAGTGGTTGTGGGGCCGATCAATACGGTCGCCGAGGTGATCCGTGATCCGCAGCTCATCGCCAGGGGCATGATCGCCGAGCACTTCGATGAGCGCATCAACGACACCGTGCTGGGTCCCGGTATCGTGCCGCACCTGACGGGCACCCCTGGCAGCATCCGTAACGCCGGTGCTCCCGTTCCCGGCTACCACAACGGCGAAGTCCTCGGCGCCCTATTGGGTTTGAGCCCGGACGCGGTGGCGGCCCTGCACGACGAAGGCGTTGTCTGA
- the rpsR gene encoding 30S ribosomal protein S18, translated as MARRPAKTDLPAKRKRNMLLAAGVTTVDYKDTALLRQFLSDRGKIRSRSITGLDPQQQRQVATAIRNAREMALLPYPGTR; from the coding sequence ATGGCACGACGCCCCGCAAAAACCGACCTCCCGGCCAAACGCAAACGCAACATGTTGCTGGCCGCTGGTGTGACCACGGTCGACTACAAGGACACCGCACTGCTGCGCCAGTTCCTGTCCGACCGCGGCAAGATCCGCAGCCGGTCCATCACCGGACTCGACCCCCAACAGCAACGTCAGGTGGCCACCGCCATCCGCAACGCGCGCGAGATGGCGCTGCTCCCCTACCCCGGGACGCGCTGA
- a CDS encoding methionine ABC transporter permease — MSDITHLAAITVPTDEIPDLLIPAFVDTLTMVSIVMVIVLLVGVPLGATIHNLAPGGLFENKVFHSPLSWVISIGRSLPFLVLMTSIIPLTRLITGTNIGIPAAVVPMSLAGIAFFTRIVENSLRSVPPAVIDVARASGASNGQVIWKTQVPEALPNIVGGLTINTIAMIEYSAIAGTIGAGGLGYIAVTYGYQRFDHGVMIATIVTLVITVALIQIVGDALVRHLTPGQTIRARSHA; from the coding sequence ATGAGCGACATCACGCACCTCGCGGCGATCACCGTACCCACCGACGAGATCCCGGATCTGCTGATCCCGGCGTTTGTCGACACCCTCACGATGGTGTCGATCGTGATGGTGATCGTGCTGCTCGTCGGCGTGCCGCTGGGCGCGACGATCCACAACCTGGCGCCTGGCGGCCTGTTCGAGAACAAGGTCTTCCACTCACCGCTGTCGTGGGTGATCAGCATCGGCCGGTCGTTGCCGTTTCTTGTCCTGATGACCTCGATCATCCCGCTCACCCGCCTGATCACCGGCACCAACATCGGCATACCCGCAGCCGTTGTCCCGATGTCATTGGCGGGCATCGCCTTCTTCACCCGAATCGTGGAGAACTCGCTGCGGTCGGTGCCGCCGGCGGTGATCGATGTGGCCCGCGCGTCGGGCGCATCCAACGGTCAGGTGATCTGGAAAACGCAGGTACCCGAAGCACTTCCGAACATCGTCGGTGGTCTCACCATCAACACCATCGCGATGATCGAGTATTCGGCCATCGCGGGAACGATCGGCGCAGGCGGTCTTGGCTACATCGCCGTCACCTACGGCTATCAGCGATTCGATCACGGCGTGATGATCGCGACCATCGTGACGCTGGTGATCACGGTGGCACTCATCCAGATCGTCGGCGACGCGCTGGTCCGTCACCTCACGCCGGGACAGACCATCCGCGCCCGGTCACACGCCTGA